The window TTAGATGCGCTTAGGTACCTCTTGCATCTAGGACAGCAGGACAGatcccttccctcccagcttgTCAGATCTTGGCCCCTTTGTCTCTCTCGGACAAAAAGGCACCATAACATCTTGATGCTGGCTGAAGGCAGTCCAACTATAATGCCTGCCTCTCCATATGGACACAGGGCGAAACAGGCGCTGTACTCTGGACTTTTACATCGCTCACTGGGGAACTGGACTGGGTAGCAGTTGTCTGACTATCGCCCGCTTGATGCTCCGTTATCAGATAGGTTACGGGCTGCTCAATGAACTGTCAAACCACTGGTGTTGCCCATTTGGTGCTGTAGTTGATTTCCAGCATGCAGAGTTGAGCATCACCAGTCTGTAATCTTTACCCTGCTTCCCTAGCTCTCTACTGAAGAACGGGGTTGAGCATCATCTGCCAGAAGGCATTAACAAGACCTTATTTCACTcacatttctctgtgtcttCTGTCTAGACAAAAATTGTCCTTGCTGTCCTCAGCACTGCATCAGTGGCCATAGTTCTAACACGTGCACAGCAATTCCTTATGTTCCCAACATGCCGTTACAACCTCGCACTAAGATTTTACCAttgtaaaatacagaagcagTGATCAGAAAGGAAATAGTAAGTGCTGGTTGTTCACACCAGCAACTTTCTTCACAAGGGCAACCTCATTTCGGAGATGTAGGTGCAAGGTTTGTTCCGCATGGGTACCTGCCCATGCTTGGGAAGAGGGCAGCGGCGCAGTTTTGCCAGGGCACAGGCTTTAGGAGCACGGCTCCCTGAAGTGTTGGCCCGCTGCGCTCCAGTGTTCACATCTGTGATCGCTGGGATGTCCAGGAAGAAGTGAGAACAGGGTTTACCTCTTGACAAAGCAAAGGAACTAAACCAAATTTTTTTACACTGAATGTTTGTGTGTCTCTGCATTGTCTTCAGGACGGCTTGAGCCATGGAAATTAAACTTACCTTGCAGACCTTCTAAACTACCCAGGACAGCAGGTGCAAAAGCACCAGAGCCAacaccaaaataattaaattctcATATTACAAGCTTTCTCAAGATTTTCATCCATATTTCTGTTCAAGTTCCTACTGTTGAAAACCAGACACAAAGCATTAAGTCCGACTCAGATGGTTTTATTTCACTCTTTATAGATATATAAAGCAAATTACAATATGTATAGatctaaaagcaaataaatggaaaagaactaccatttttaaaaattattgtaattcagaaataaaatagtctCACTCTACAACATGGTAGTTAAGTGATTTGCATGAAGCTCATATTACTGTTCATTTTTAACTGTTGTTATTAACAActtgtggaaaataaattttcagtattccatttctttcagtCATTTGTGTTGCTCTCGTTTCACTCCAGTGAGACAATGAAAGCAGTGTGCCTCATGGTTCAATCACTTTCCACTTTCTGATTGCCCTTCACTAACTCAAAGTCATCTGGTAGATTACATGAGACTGTACAAATGAATCATGACTGCGTTTTATGAACTCCTAAGAATATCTGTGCTCATCTTAAATTTAGTAAAATCTGCCTATTTTTAATCTGGGGCTTAAGTCTGGTGGGCAGCGTTGTCTGCATTAATGTGTTGCGATGTGCTGTAGAAGTGGATCTGCAGCAGGAAGCTGTTGGCAATGAAACCCAGCGTCCGCGCTGTCCGTGTTGAGGGGTTTACTTTGAAGCTGCCTCGGTCTGGATGCACATTAGCAGTTGGAGCACGTCCATCCACTGGTTTGGTTTCACACACTCAGGAGCATTCTGCAACTGAAGCGTGGCAATTGGGGACCAGAGGGAGAGTTGCTTAAAAACATTCTCCTGATCCAGAACAAAGCACTGACAAAGGCACATCAGATGAAGTCCAATTCCCCATCACCttgttgtttctgttcttaAGTTCTCCTACCTGAACCACTGATGGTTAAAATCAAGATGAGAAAAATTTAGCCTGTGAAGAGTACAGATAGATAAAAGCACATGCTTGATCATTGTcatgagcaagtttgcagatgacaccaaattgggaggagctgttgattctgtcgagggtggagaggccttgcagagagatctggacagattggagaactgggcaatcaccaaccgcatgaggtttaacaagggcaagtgccggattctgcacctgggaaggggcaaccctggctatacgTACAGACTGGGCcatgagacgctggagaccagccatgctgaaagggacttgggggtcttggtcgacagcaagttgaacatgagtcaacagtgcgcccaggctgccaggaaggccagcggtatcctggggtgcatcgagcacggcattgctagccagtctagggaagtgattgtcccactccacactgcgctggtgcggcctcacctcgagtactgtgtgcagttttgggctccacagtacaaaaaggacataaaaccattggagagtgtccaaaggaggacaacaaagatggtgaagggtctagaggggaagacgtatgaggagaggctgaagtcccttggtttgttcagcctagagaagaggagactgaggggagacctcatcgcggcctacagcttcctcatgagggggagcgaaggggcaggcgctgatctcctccctctggtgaccagtgatagaacccatgggaacggcatgaagctgcgatgggggaggtttaggctggatatcaggaaaaggttcttcactgagagggtggtcgggcactggaacaggctccccagggaagtggtcacagcactgagcttgactgagttcaagaagcatctggacaacgctctcagtcatatgctctgattcggccggtcctgtgtggagccaggagttggactcatgatccttatgggtcccttccaactcaggacattctatgattctatgattccattcAAAGTCCAGAGAGCTTTTTGTAAACACTCTCCAATGAAGTCCTGAAAATtgctgaaaaaggaaactgtGGTTATTCCATGACAGAGATCCATATGTTTTCCATTGAATTGTTGGCTGGCTGTGCTCAAACAACTCGTGGCGTTAGCTTCAGCTAGCAGAAACAGGTGCAACTCCAGTTATCACAGTGCTGGTTTGGcgactggcagcagcagagggctGGCTGTTAATTTACATGATTCTTTTCAGCctgtactttttttaatttccaaagcaGCAGGTTTCATCTGCCCTGACTGTTCTCACCATCTCCGCTCTCACTGTCAACAAAGAACGGAGCCCTGATTTTCATGGCCGAGTATTTTAGTGAGTACCACGTCCCATGCCATGTAGACCAAACCAAGCCATTGTCGTGGGATCCATTGTACCTCCCTGTTCTGTAGTATCGTCCATTGAGGTTTACGGCATGGCACCTTGTAACGATgtaggaggggggaaaaaaggagattaGGTTTAGCGTGGGAAGACACTGCATCATTACAGCGAAGTACAATTTTCACACAACATACATTTAGAAATACCAGGGCGGGATTCATTGACAGGTTCAGACACCTAGATATATCTGTCTGTACTGAACTGGTTATCTGAAGTCCTATAATAGCCTGTGGAGATCCAGTTAATGCATTTAGTGGAACCCAGAGAAGTAAGTGGGTCATCCTAAAGGAGACACCTACGCTGGTCAGATAATTCAACCTGTTGGCTCCTTCAAGTGTATTAACTAGGGACATGATTCAGTTGCCTAGACGGAGGGGTGTAGTGCTGTTTGGTAGGCTCTAGCTCAAGTGTAGGCAGCTACGTATTGACACCTAAAATGCAGATGTCTTTTAATCAAGGTAAATCCCATTATCGATGCACGTTTTTGTAGCTCCACTGATTTCAATTTGTATGTGATGAGGGCAACTTACCTGTGGCcctgtttcttaaaatgaatgCAACTTACCTGCTTTGCTTCATAATGAAGGAAGCAGATTGCTTTCCTTTGAGGATCTGTGGGTGTGAATATCTTGCGAGGTGGCAAACGCACACAGCAATCTCCAGCTGCTGTAAAGCAGGTAAGTCCTCTCGGCTGTACGGCCACCCACACCCTATGCATCCAAGAGGAATCAACTGTTTTCCATACCTGTTAAACCACCAACCGCCCTTGTTCTCTAATGCACAGTTGCCTGCCAGGAATCGATCATGATCCTTGTCAGATGTGGTGAACTGCATCCCTCTGTGAGAGGCTGACCACTGATCTTCAAAATTGCTGCCACCAGACAGAGCATCGCCAGCGTTACCAGAATAGGTGCCAAACCATAACCTGTAATTGTCCTGCAAGAGTATGTGAAACGTCTTTAATATCAGCTCTTTCTGCCCTTCCTTCCAGTTTTGAGATGAAATTTGTTCTGGCCATTATATCCACTGTCAAAGGTGTGACTGCTGAAATTGAGGGTGACTTTTGGCCCCATGCTTTAATGATCTCAGTGTAGATTCAGAATCTAATACAGGATTTAAACTTCCAAAAGGGATTGCTAATTACTACTGCTGCTACAAAGGGCTTCAGGCTTTATTGTCTTTCAAGAACCATTTGATACACTATACAACAAGCTGGAAGGCTCTTCCTAGCTCATCAAGAACAACTTAGCAGGAAACTGTGCCAAGTAGTTGCCTTCATAAACTCAGTTGTTCAGCTAGAATAACTCCTTAGGAATTTTGCTCCTCCAAGAACTAGAAGCCATCTGATTTCTAGCTAAATGGTCCTGTCCTGGTAGGAATACTTAGAAGAATAGTTCCACTGTGCGCAGCTAACAGATCTAGGAGACATTTGATGTGAGATGGATGATTACTTTTGTGGTGTGGGATTTTTCTTGTCATCATATTCCACTTTTGTTTATGAAAAATAGCAGTAAGGTATTCAAATAAAATTGTTCAAGCTTTTCCTAAGAAAACTCTAATTGCAAACTGAACATAATGCGTACATTTCTGGAGCAGTGATGGAACTAGGACTGGTCCATGCAATGGAACTCATGTCCTTGGGTATTCGGGCTTCTTGCACGTGGTGTTCAGAAAGGCAAGCCTGCAAAGAACAGTGCCTGCGTTGAGCAGGACGCTGCCTAAGCTAGAAcacaaacatgaaaatacagGGATTTACTGCCTTTCGGCTTTCATTACTAAGTGTAGTGCTACAGGTACCTCTCTTCAAGATAGAAACTTACAACTGCTCTTTCAAAGCTTTGATTAGAGTTCAGTGCTTAAAACAGTAGAGGGGGGTTGTTCTGATGGTTGCCCTTTACGTGACAGCCTGAAACATTCTCCTAGGAAGCAGAACAGGATTCAGTTTCCTTGCAGAGGTTCAAATCCTATCTCCTCCCTCATGGAAGACTCTTTTAACCATGAGGCTGGAGGTGAACGCACACGGGAACCCCAGTGCCCGGTGGCAGAGAGCTGCCCTCCATGCAGCAACAGAGTTAGCAAGAGAGCATGTGTGATGCCGTCACCTGGTGACTTGGACACTCGGTGGTTGTGAGGAAGAAGTCTCAGGCTTacgtccctgctcccagggctgtTTGTCAGTCAGCCAAACCAGGAATCCCAGGAACCAGGGCAGGTAAATTTTGCAGAGCTGTAATCACAACCCTGATACTGAAGTCTGATGCTGCACATGCGGATGTCCCACCTTCACAGATAAAAAAACAAATCGCCACTCTCTCCATTTCTTACCTGCTCATTTGCAAGCCGGAAATTTTCATAGACTGCGTAACGTCTTTCCCCATGCCAGTCCATCAGATCAATCTTTAATGAGTTCTCTCCTAAACACAAAGCAGTCTCCTGGTAAATGAACTATTTCATGTGAATTGGAAAGAAATCTGTGGAGGGAAAATACTTGCACCTCTAGCGAGCAGGTCATAGATGTGGTCATTGCCCAGCCAGTATTCATCATTCCTGCCCTGGAATTTCCCAAATCCCGATCTGTAATCATCCCATTTCCTGCAGCGAGATACAAATATCAATTTCAGCACTTGAAGGAATTAGTTTGTGAGACTTAGCTGTGGTAACAAGTAAAACTTCAACTGTATCTCTAGACATTGTTTTCTAAAAGTATCTGATTCATTGCAAGCCAAGCTGAGATTTGTCACTCTGCCTTAGAAGTAAATACAAGTCACAGCTGCTTCGCCTGCTAAAcctgtgcacacacatatattggGATCAAACCTTCAAACTGCCAGATGCAGCGCTCGCAGAATGAGGTTGTCAGATAGATggaaagggaaagcagcagctgtcaCATTGGTCTTCAGCAAAGCATCTGATACTGTTCTTCAGCAAGTCATAATTAAAATACACTCCTGCCTGGAAATTAATGTTGCAGTCTAAGATATGCTTGGATGTATGATGTGGTATGGTGAAGAATGAGAAACTGAATAGAAGCTGCAAACAGAAGCTTCCAGATgaacttaaaaggaaaatatctggGTCTGATTTGTGCTCCTGCTACACTTAAATCTATTTTTGATTCATTGACCACTCTCACCTCTGCTTTTTTGCAGGATCACTGTTTGGATGTGGCAACTTGTCCTTCAAagttaaatacttatttttcatcAGCATTTCATCAGAAATCTCCTGCTGTTGCTTTCTTctcataatttctttctctgaaaaccTCTGTTGTTCATGTATTATCTTTGATATTCATGTATGCTTCCTGTGTATCAACATTTCCAGTTTTACTAACCTTGTGTTTATTCCCTTTCTCATGTTGTTATTAGGGACATGAATTCAGCCTGACCTACATACTAGTCGGTGCTCCTCTTCAGGATGTTTTTGATTCACCTGTGCTGAGCACTGAACTACCATGGCTAGACAGCTACCACCCTCCGGGCAAGCCAGCTTAGACCCAGTTGAGGTAGCTTGGGAATGGACTGCGCTCACTGTGAGAGATGCCATACATGCCCTGAAATTGTGTGTGCTGTGATAGTGAATTAATCTGCACGGGAATGTTTCTTCTTTACTGTGCTACCAGGGCATCTATCCTCCTGGAGATTTCCAGGTGAAAGTCACCTCTCTGGGATTTTTGCATAGAGAAAGAGCAATCTGGACCAGTGGTTCATCATCTTTTTGAATTCTCTgaataaggaaataaatgttCAATGGGTCTCAGTctgtgtgctggcagcagatACCTGCCAGTTTGGAGCCTTCAACAGTCTTCTATAATGATAAAACAAGTAtgtatacacagacacacatactCAAATGCAGAGAAACCATGGCAAAGGCATTATAGGTCCATTTGAAAATGGCCTCCCGCTACCAATATATACCCCCACATTGTCCTAATGCACAGTTATCATCATTAAAGCATAGTTTTGCATATTCTGCTTCTCAAATGTTGGGTTTTGCCAGGCAGCAGGATGGAACGAGGGAGCTGGAGGCCTAACTGCAAGCCATGATGATGCAACCATGGCGCACCTACCTGTTGAAATTCTCCTTGCCGTTACTCCGCCGCTGAATGACAGTCCAACCCCCGCCATCAGACATGTCACAGTATGCCAGGAAAGGCTCTCGGTCTGCTCGGGGCCTGATCCGGTAGTAGCCGTTTTCGGTCTTCTTCCGATTAAACAATGTGGAGCAATCTAGGCAGAACAGTACCGCTTTGTTAAACAGGGTGGTGAGAAAGCAAAGGGGTATGTGCAGCCAAGAGAAGACATCACCGAGAGGCTGTGTGGGACAAGAACACTTGGCCAGCCTGAGTAATAGCTCTGCAAGCCctgcaaagccaaagcaaatgGTTCAGCAAGGCAGTAGCAGTGATGGTTTGCAAACTGCTGGACCTGATGAAGAGCAGGAAGGCTTGAGAGCCTTCACAGCCATGCCCTCTGAGGGAGTCATTCCCAAATCTTTGGTGAGGTACGGGATGGCTGCAGCTCAGGCTGGGGCTATAGCATGGGAGTGACGCAGGACCAGGACTGGCTCTGTCAGCAAGATCATTTGCAGGGAAGCTAACTCCATGTGGAAGGTAACCTCAGCTGTACTTCAGATTGGATTTGGGcccaaaagttttaaaataagaggCTAAGCTCCTGTGACCAGCTCTACcagggctgcatcaagagagtGCCTTTCAGGACCGCAGGGCTGCACACTTTCAATGTAATGCCCATGAAGGATAAAGTCGTGGTCACAGGCCACGATTCCAGTTATGGCCATGTTCTCAAAGTGACACCGAGGAACAGAGTATGCATGCCTGCTGCTGTGCCGCAGAAGTGATGGAGGAGCCAAGGATCAGGGAGGCTGGGCTCCCCCAAACAGGTTTTAGTGCTCGCAGCTGAGCCAGGCACTCTGGGATCCCGTAAGTCACACAAGGGAAATGGGCTCTTAAAGAGTCAGACCCATCTCTCCCTAAAGCAGACATCTAAAGGAGGTCTGATTGAAAACATCTGAGAGGTGCCTGTTCCTCTCTGCACCAGCGTCCCAGGTGAGAAGCCCAGCTGCACGTGTCTGCCTTGTACCTGGGCAGTAGCTGACTCTGGCCCCAGCGATGTCGGCTGGTACCAGGGCCACCAGTCTGCCCTTCTCCTTCCTATGTATCtgactgtattttaaatcaCAATCCACATTAAAAATTCTAAAACTtgtagcagaaataaaatatgacacATGGGTCTCTGCAGGGAGAAATAAACATTGTGGCAAGCTGAAATTTCCACATACACTACTGCAAACTGTACCTTGGTCATAGACTATCAAATTTCCACTGGTTGTGGGTAAAAGCATCTCATGCTGCATGCTCCTGTTGCCTGAGAACAGCCCACTTTTTGTTCTATGGTAATTGTTCTCCAGGATGTCCTTCAGTTGCAGCTCATATAAGTAAAGCAAATCTTGAAGCAGTTTTAACCTTTGTCTTAATTTATTGTTGTCTAGGAGGCAGATATCCTTTTCctatggagaaaataaaacaaaaaaacccccacgctTCAGGCAGTGGTAAGaacagagaggcagagagagaagtagtatcatagaatcatagaatggtttgggttggaagggacctcaaaggtcatctaactccaaccccccctgctgcgggcagggacaccctccactagaccaggttgcccaaagccccatccaacctggccttgaacacttccaggaagggggcatccacaacccctctgggcaacctgtgccagtgcctcaccaccctcacagtaaagaacttctttctaatatctaatctaaatctaccctccttcagcttaaggccattaccccttgtcctatcactctatgcccttgtcaacagtccctctccagctttcctgtaggccccctccaggtactggaaggctgcaataaggagTATCTGTCTCCTCTTAACCCTAACATGTCACACTGCCTCTGTGGATCAAGACAATACAATGGTGGTCTCTTCCTAAGACACATGAATTCTGCACAGCATGGGCTGTTGAGTTGAACCCAGTAGAAAAGGGTTTTCTACTATGATCTTGCCACTGCTCAGAGCATCCCAGAATATGATCAGATATGCAGAAAATTACTTTGGACAAAGTTCATTCGACTTGACTCCCATTTAATGAACTCAAAGGGAGTGTTTTCAGACTATGAAATTGCTTGTGGTAATAAGAGGGGGAAAACTTGGCTCTTGCCCTGCAGCCAGGTGAAACCAGAGAGGTTCCAGAAACATCTTCTTGTAAAACTGGAAGATAAAAGAGCTGATATTTGGTGCAAATTTGCTGAAAGCAGTGAGCCTACAGTGGTATAACTTCAGAGCTGCATTACCGTAACCAAGACCAGACTGTGACCTGCACTGGTTGGGATAAACATTTTCAGTAACAATCTAGTCTGTGGCTGGTGTTACTCcattaaaaccataaaaaatcagagcaaaatATCTTC of the Grus americana isolate bGruAme1 chromosome 1, bGruAme1.mat, whole genome shotgun sequence genome contains:
- the LOC129213097 gene encoding fibrinogen-like protein 1 isoform X1 produces the protein MSVMMPWLLLLLLLVSFGSPAPRFSEKDICLLDNNKLRQRLKLLQDLLYLYELQLKDILENNYHRTKSGLFSGNRSMQHEMLLPTTSGNLIVYDQDCSTLFNRKKTENGYYRIRPRADREPFLAYCDMSDGGGWTVIQRRSNGKENFNRKWDDYRSGFGKFQGRNDEYWLGNDHIYDLLARGENSLKIDLMDWHGERRYAVYENFRLANEQDNYRLWFGTYSGNAGDALSGGSNFEDQWSASHRGMQFTTSDKDHDRFLAGNCALENKGGWWFNRCHAVNLNGRYYRTGRYNGSHDNGLVWSTWHGTWYSLKYSAMKIRAPFFVDSESGDGENSQGR
- the LOC129213097 gene encoding fibrinogen-like protein 1 isoform X3, encoding MSVMMPWLLLLLLLVSFGSPAPRFSEKDICLLDNNKLRQRLKLLQDLLYLYELQLKDILENNYHRTKSGLFSGNRSMQHEMLLPTTSGNLIVYDQDCSTLFNRKKTENGYYRIRPRADREPFLAYCDMSDGGGWTVIQRRSNGKENFNRKWDDYRSGFGKFQGRNDEYWLGNDHIYDLLARGENSLKIDLMDWHGERRYAVYENFRLANEQDNYRLWFGTYSGNAGDALSGGSNFEDQWSASHRGMQFTTSDKDHDRFLAGNCALENKGGWWFNSSWRLLCAFATSQDIHTHRSSKESNLLPSL
- the LOC129213097 gene encoding fibrinogen-like protein 1 isoform X2, whose amino-acid sequence is MSVMMPWLLLLLLLVSFGSPAPRFSEKDICLLDNNKLRQRLKLLQDLLYLYELQLKDILENNYHRTKSGLFSGNRSMQHEMLLPTTSGNLIVYDQDCSTLFNRKKTENGYYRIRPRADREPFLAYCDMSDGGGWTVIQRRSNGKENFNRKWDDYRSGFGKFQGRNDEYWLGNDHIYDLLARGENSLKIDLMDWHGERRYAVYENFRLANEQLCKIYLPWFLGFLVWLTDKQPWEQGRKPETSSSQPPSVQVTRTITGYGLAPILVTLAMLCLVAAILKISGQPLTEGCSSPHLTRIMIDSWQATVH